Proteins encoded by one window of Streptomyces uncialis:
- the iolD gene encoding 3D-(3,5/4)-trihydroxycyclohexane-1,2-dione acylhydrolase (decyclizing), with amino-acid sequence MTAPIRLTVAQALVRFLTVQFTERDGERHRLIGATWGIFGHGNVAGIGQALLESAADMPFHQGRNEQAMVHAAVGYARQSGRLSTHAVTTSIGPGATNLVTGAALATVNHLPVLLLPGDTFATRPADPVLQQLEVPYAGDVSVNDCLRPVSRYFDRITRPEALIPAALQAMRTLTDPAATGAVTLALPQDVQAEAYDWPTEFFAERIWTVRRPPPDPDELTAAVAAVRAARRPLVVAGGGVRHSAAEDALRAFTAATGAPVASTQAGKGALPWDDPADVGGIGHTGTATADALARTADLVLGVGTRWTDFTTASGTLFAPGTRFLNLNITPYDGHKMAGLPLIADARAGLDALTRALTGADPYPPDPAYRAEYTRAKAHWETRVDTAYAAPDPTARPTQTQVLGALDALVTADDIVVNAAGSLPGDLHKLWRARSRDQYHLEYGYSCMGYEIPAAIGVRLAAPGRPVWALVGDGTYLMMPTEIVTAVQEGVPIKVVILQNHGYASIGGLSASVGAERFGTAYRHRADDGTFTGAPLPVDLAANAASLGMRVLRARTVGDLREALAVARASDVPTCVYTETETPDTVSGAPPAQAWWDVPVAETATRAAAVEAREEYDRQVTARRRSL; translated from the coding sequence ATGACCGCGCCGATCAGGCTCACCGTCGCCCAGGCGCTCGTCCGCTTCCTCACCGTCCAGTTCACCGAACGCGACGGGGAACGCCATCGGCTCATCGGCGCCACCTGGGGCATCTTCGGCCACGGCAACGTCGCCGGTATCGGGCAGGCGCTCCTGGAGAGCGCCGCCGACATGCCGTTCCACCAGGGCCGCAACGAACAGGCGATGGTCCACGCGGCCGTGGGCTACGCCCGCCAGAGCGGACGGCTGTCCACCCACGCCGTCACCACGTCCATCGGCCCCGGCGCGACCAACCTCGTCACCGGCGCCGCGCTCGCGACCGTCAACCATCTGCCCGTCCTGCTGCTGCCCGGCGACACCTTCGCCACCCGGCCCGCCGACCCCGTCCTCCAGCAGCTCGAAGTGCCGTACGCGGGCGATGTGTCCGTCAACGACTGCCTGCGGCCCGTGTCCCGCTACTTCGACCGGATCACCCGCCCCGAGGCGCTGATCCCGGCGGCCCTCCAGGCGATGCGCACGCTCACCGACCCGGCCGCCACCGGGGCCGTCACCCTCGCGCTGCCGCAGGACGTGCAGGCCGAAGCGTACGACTGGCCAACGGAGTTCTTCGCGGAACGGATCTGGACGGTCCGCCGGCCACCGCCCGACCCGGACGAGCTGACGGCCGCCGTCGCGGCCGTACGGGCCGCCCGGCGCCCACTGGTCGTCGCGGGCGGCGGAGTCCGCCACAGCGCCGCCGAGGACGCGCTACGGGCCTTCACGGCGGCGACCGGCGCCCCCGTCGCGTCCACCCAGGCCGGCAAGGGGGCCCTCCCCTGGGACGACCCGGCCGATGTCGGCGGAATCGGCCACACCGGTACGGCCACCGCCGACGCGCTCGCCCGGACCGCCGACCTCGTCCTCGGCGTCGGCACCCGCTGGACCGACTTCACCACCGCGTCCGGCACCCTCTTCGCCCCCGGCACCCGCTTCCTCAATCTGAACATCACCCCCTACGACGGCCACAAGATGGCGGGCCTGCCGCTGATCGCCGACGCCCGCGCGGGCCTCGACGCGCTCACCCGCGCGCTCACCGGAGCGGACCCGTACCCGCCCGACCCCGCGTACCGCGCCGAGTACACCCGGGCGAAGGCCCACTGGGAGACCCGCGTCGACACCGCCTACGCCGCGCCCGACCCCACCGCCCGCCCCACCCAGACCCAGGTGCTCGGCGCCCTCGACGCCCTGGTCACCGCCGACGACATCGTCGTCAACGCGGCCGGCTCCCTCCCCGGCGACCTGCACAAGCTCTGGCGCGCCCGGTCCCGTGACCAGTACCACCTGGAGTACGGCTACTCCTGCATGGGCTACGAGATCCCCGCCGCCATCGGGGTACGGCTCGCCGCACCCGGCCGGCCCGTCTGGGCGCTGGTCGGCGACGGCACCTATCTGATGATGCCCACCGAGATCGTCACCGCCGTCCAGGAAGGCGTACCGATCAAGGTGGTGATCCTCCAGAACCACGGCTACGCGTCCATCGGCGGACTGTCCGCGTCGGTCGGCGCGGAACGCTTCGGTACGGCCTACCGCCACCGCGCCGACGACGGCACCTTCACCGGCGCCCCGCTGCCCGTCGACCTCGCCGCGAACGCCGCCAGCCTCGGTATGCGCGTCCTGCGCGCGCGGACGGTCGGTGACCTGCGTGAAGCACTCGCCGTCGCCCGCGCCTCGGACGTACCCACATGTGTCTACACGGAGACCGAAACGCCAGACACAGTGTCGGGCGCGCCCCCGGCACAGGCGTGGTGGGATGTGCCCGTGGCCGAAACGGCGACCCGCGCGGCCGCCGTCGAGGCCCGCGAGGAGTACGACCGGCAGGTGACGGCCCGCCGCCGCTCCCTGTGA